The following proteins are encoded in a genomic region of Montipora foliosa isolate CH-2021 chromosome 10, ASM3666993v2, whole genome shotgun sequence:
- the LOC137972555 gene encoding uncharacterized protein — MDERTCIEALGQIIFHFTRSVSQQYSPKNPEYSQETLEYSLLQNTGREWYAQPVDEIIYQEYSDKEATVDDFLPASCTVKAVVLDACSPGDIEEQDENHGADIDRAMSWKQLRPSALRTMCKSMVIGASISLLSAIVIGMIFTMISYLSYKTYLNCEFKPKKLIALNIQWAKIICDIISNFFLYIWVFLLALVLFRSYQLSGVRKKLFLCCMLIYFLDSLYRVTLQALGITKTLPLSKEQVIPLFSLFVISILGHNYLLANNLCLHSKRQKCAVFLLFSAIYCLPFTAGIIVSSVIYPAYIKQNEQGKLIIALFSPLIGVAFKTSSRICLQRLWRITHPAYSYVMMAPVYGASAIMFRVMQVDLGNLKAIAYLGIIHGVAEVIERSIVVVIDHICQQILKRTSVPWGRYRTPRTERITADIAIMSMLYESTAIVSINGFFHLYQFIYMKNLSHWAVFQSFTEMTAVPLVIEWLFTSLSLAIETRYQNLAVMAVWRKDWRRHILVAMLNVLPLAVWTSQNLFTLVQARFEDPLHQVPCKMPFS, encoded by the coding sequence ATGGACGAACGCACATGCATCGAAGCGCTTGGACAGATCATCTTTCATTTTACACGAAGTGTATCCCAACAATACAGCCCAAAGAACCCTGAATATAGTCAAGAAACTTTAGAATACAGCCTTTTGCAGAATACAGGCCGAGAATGGTACGCTCAACCAGTGGACGAGATTATTTATCAGGAATACAGTGACAAAGAGGCGACGGTGGATGATTTTTTACCAGCCTCATGTACAGTTAAGGCGGTCGTTTTAGACGCTTGTTCCCCCGGAGACATCGAAGAACAAGACGAAAATCACGGAGCGGATATCGATCGAGCAATGTCCTGGAAGCAGCTTAGACCATCTGCTTTGCGAACAATGTGTAAGTCAATGGTCATCGGCGCTTCGATTTCGCTTCTCTCAGCCATCGTTATTGGCATGATCTTCACAATGATCTCTTATCTTAGCTATAAAACTTATCTCAACTGTGAGTTTAAACCAAAGAAGTTAATTGCGCTTAATATACAATGGGCGAAAATAATTTGTGATATCATCTCTAacttttttttgtatatttggGTGTTTCTCCTAGCGCTAGTTCTTTTTCGTTCATATCAACTGTCAGGAGTGAGGAAAAAACTCTTTCTATGTTGCATGTTGATTTACTTCTTGGATTCACTGTATCGAGTGACTTTACAAGCTCTTGGAATCACTAAAACGTTACCGCTTTCCAAGGAACAAGTCATCCCTCTATTCAGTCTCTTTGTCATAAGTATTTTGGGTCACAACTACTTGTTAGCAAATAATCTCTGCCTTCATTCAAAGCGACAAAAATGTGCTgttttcttgctcttttcagCCATTTATTGTTTACCTTTTACAGCGGGTATCATTGTTTCTTCAGTTATTTATCCTGCGTATATAAAACAAAACGAACAAGGCAAACTGATCATCGCTCTATTTTCTCCACTCATTGGGGTAGCCTTCAAGACATCATCTCGTATTTGTCTTCAGAGACTTTGGAGAATAACACACCCAGCTTATTCTTACGTTATGATGGCGCCAGTGTATGGTGCCTCAGCGATCATGTTCCGTGTTATGCAGGTAGATCTCGGTAACTTAAAAGCCATCGCCTATCTTGGAATAATTCACGGCGTTGCCGAAGTCATAGAACGAAGCATAGTTGTTGTCATCGATCACATATGCCAACAAATCTTGAAACGAACCTCAGTTCCTTGGGGGCGCTACCGAACTCCGCGTACCGAGAGAATAACAGCGGACATCGCCATCATGAGCATGCTCTATGAGTCCACCGCAATTGTCTCCATCAATGGATTCTTTCATTTGTACCAATTCATTTATATGAAGAACTTATCCCACTGGGCAGTTTTCCAATCGTTTACCGAGATGACTGCAGTTCCATTAGTCATCGAGTGGCTTTTCACAAGTTTGTCTTTGGCGATTGAAACGCGATACCAGAATTTGGCCGTCATGGCAGTTTGGAGAAAGGACTGGAGAAGACACATTCTTGTTGCTATGTTGAACGTTTTACCATTGGCTGTTTGGACGAGTCAAAATCTTTTTACTTTAGTCCAGGCACGATTTGAGGATCCTTTGCATCAAGTTCCTTGCAAAATGccattttcttaa